In Cryptomeria japonica chromosome 1, Sugi_1.0, whole genome shotgun sequence, the sequence tatcactatcaagataaaccggttgacagttaaaacagattaacagtaaacaacttgaaactcacaaacatccaaatactttactgacataagtaaaacctcatttcatattgcttccggttatcataacatatcaaagtggattaattagttaagcaatttaaccatagtaaacataaccacaaatacattcaccacttgacacaatatttttgacgtggaaacccaaatgggaaaaaccacggtggggatgaatacccacaagtattctaaactcttctgaagttcgccgtgttaggagccaagcttgttaaagctttacaaaagtcctgttaagaacaaatcctgttagggaccactcggctaagggattgactataatgccctattagaagcaatagcctgtgaggagtaacctcggtagaggatttgaaatccaagctattggaccacctggttagaggatttgaataacactaagcttgttagagcttacctggttaggggattttaactactgtaattgttagaaaacaacaagggtttgctgatctgtttgaataccactacacttgcttgttcaaatccttttcattctcctatttgccttacacaaactacagatacatcatccggttcggaaACCACACTCAACTAtaaatttgccaactctgaaacaaaacaactcattgaccttataaacaaatcaataggtcagtaacacaacaaaaacctaattctctcatagagattacaaacaagtcggttcaagtataaccattggattacataacaatctctgcacatcattcaagatagcctcgaccgctccttgatcaccgcttcatcaaactcagtaactcatcacgtagtttgcattacatgcaatatacttgctcattcccaagacaaaaattgttatctcaacgtgccaaaaacactttgaaactcttctcatacaatatgcatacatgtcataatcattaccgctcatcatcagatcataaaccaatataaccaattcaccaaacttaattggttagggtttatcatatcaataggtagggtttatcggttcaactctccaatgcttagcaataccagttcactccacaaactcacctactggttgtagttcctttcactagctcttcctaccggttacaaaacaacattataacaacatcattaccagttacaattgccatcaatgacaacataacatttcattaatgcaatcttcatgcaaatgccaacaatacacTGTGAATGTAATCATGTCTGCATTAAGGATGTACACATCTACATCTAATGACCACGTCTAGGTTATAGGTGTGCGTGTATGCGATAGGGGTGTGCCTCTGTCAAACAATGTCGCGTCTGTGTTGTAAAAATGCATTTGTGCATAGTAAAATTGCATATGTGAAGTAAAGACACGTTTAGGTAGTTTGAACGCGTATGTGTTAAACAAAACTGCGTCTATCTTAAAAGGCTAAaattgacagttttgtgatgaacatgtgCTGTCatttggataagctactgagaggattcaTTCAAACAGGTGTCCTAGGTTAGACAAactgaaaacaaggctagaatCGACAACCGTGTGATAGACATGTATtaccaattggataagttgttgagaggattcactcaataggtgCCCTCAAACATATAGGGTTGCTAAGCTGAATATAGGATAAACCATTGAATTGATAAAATCCATtgagtgctctagcaagataggatcaagtgcaatgtgataaacatatacactaggataaaGAGCCTGATGAGaaacaccatgtgataaacataggtaccactaggctaAGATAGGATAAGCATCACTATGTAATAGACATGAGTACTACTGGCATTGATGCCATTGGtttgattggatgcaggagtaTCTACCTCAAATAGAGTCGTGAGAGAGATTACTGATGACAAAATGACTACAACCGAACCTAACTACCAATGATCATGCAACAATCGAGGCGATGGGTTTGAGACGCATCATGTTCATGCCTGAGATTCGAGCGAACATAAGACTACTGACTACTCTTGCAGAGAGATGGTATTCCAAGACTTGTGCATTTCATTTGCTGACTGGCGAGATGTCAGTCACTTTAGAAGATGTTTACAGGATACTGTAGATACCGATCCATGGAGAGTTAGTGATTTAAGATAGAGAGGGAGACGTGGATGCACTTTGACGAGTATTAGGAGACCCGTAGTTAGAGCTGAGGGGAGGGCATTTGAGCTGGGAGGTGATGTACACCAACGGACATACCTTGGTTGTAGTGGTGGGAGgggtgattagtgggttcctatgtcctgaCAAGGCTCTGCCCGAATTAGTGATAGGGTGGGGGAGAGCACTGTAGATCTTTCTTATAGAGAGGACTAGGTTTGCATTGGGGCCATGCATATTGGTGCACTTATACCATGTATTGCATCAATTTGTGTACCTCGGTGGCTGCGGACTAGGATGCGGGGTTACACTATTATAGATCTAGGCTTATGAGCATATTGCAGTGATGAGGCTGGTCCATTTTAGATTTAGGGGTCACATATAGGCTTACGTACACACTTATGACGTGATCACTTCCCAGCCATAGATTGGGAAGCTAGTGTACTAGAGATGGGTTATGGATGACATAGACAACGTGACAAGGTGGTTGTACTTAGCCTATGAGGATTGGGAGGAGGATGACATGGAGTTACCATTTTGTTTCCATAGCAGGTATCTCATTGGACGAACTCCATACATTTTGGACAAACATCTGGTTGATAGGATCTCAAGACAGTTTGGTAGGGTTCAACAGATGCCTCGAGGTTTGGGTGAGTTTGCTCGGACAATTAGGGAGTAGGTACACCAGGGACCAATTTTGTCTTATGATGCGGACTTGAATTAGTTTTAGGAGATGGTGATCTGAATTCGATGATGAAATCGTCACAATACTAGGTAAGCAGAAACCTGGAAGTATTGTCCAACAAGATAGACAATTGCTAGAACTCGGAAAGCCAGAGTTGCATGCATCAAAAGTCCCATAACATTATCCAGAACCGAGTTTTAAACATCACATGGAATTCCATTAGTCTctggaatccaatagattcaaaaatgaagagtctaagaaaaaataaaataacaaacaaattacaaattttcaaaaaactaggaATTTAGGTACCCCAACTTGGCGGGGCCATAACTTCCAGGTCAGCTCGGAATTTGAAAAGGCTTACACCGTTGGAAAGTTCTCGAAGAGAACTAATTTTGGTCCCTTAACACTATGGCTTTAAGCTTATCAAGTTAAGGGGCTGCAACACTTTCGACCCCAAATTCCACTCCGAAGACCTCCGAAAATGCGatttactaacatgtagaaaataccaaaaaattagaTTTTCGGTATTTTCCAATTTCATCACTTTAAGCTTGTTCTAGATTATTCTTGGAAGCCTCTGGATCATTCCTCCCCCCTTGAAAGGAAATGAGCTCCATTGCACTAGCCTGCTGCAACAAATAAGTGAAGCACATCGCAATCTGTTCAACAGTAAACCACTTGCCCTGACGTGTATGCTTCTCTGCTTGGACAAGACGATACAAAGGAACTTGTGTGCCACGAAGAGTCTTCATGAGAACATCAACAATCTGATCATTGTCTAATGGAGTTGTGGTCTCTGGGTTCAATTCACCACATCAATTATATCCGCAACATCTGAAGTGTCCAACAAAGGTGGAAAATATGGACGAAGTAATTCCACATTAAAAACAAGATGAATGCCCAAAAATGGTGGAATATTCAATTCAAAAGAATTCTCTCCAACCTACTTGAGGATAGTGTATGGACCATATCGTAGCGGATGGAGTTTCTTATGCGGCCCTTGAAGCCTTTCTTTTTGAAAATGAAGCCAAACCTTGTCACCCACCTTAAAATGATGTGGTGTGCGATGCTCATCATGGCGTTGTTTGTATTTTTCATTTGCTTGTTGCACCATCTCATGGACCTGTTGTTGCAAGTGAcaaattttttcaataaatttggaaGACTTGTCTACCTCCTTCTCTACATACGATTTTGGCTCATGTCCCATGGCGGGAAGTGATACATCTAGTGGAGCTAAAGGTTGATATCCCAAACACACCTCAAAGGGACTATTCCCAGTAGTGCCATGAATGGCACGATTGTAACTATGTTGCACATACAAAAGACTCTCATCCCAAGTGCAAGGATGATGAGAGTGGTACATACGAAGGATGTGGATAACCATGCGATTGACTACTTCTGTTTGCTCGTCTGTCTGTGGGTGAAAGGATGTGGACTTTGTAAGTTTTGTATGCATCATTGCCCAAAGTGCCGACCAAAATTTTCCAACAAACCTGCTATCTTTATCCGAGATGATGCTCTGTGGtaacccaaaatgaacccaaacATGGGTGAAGAATAGCTTGGCATTGTCTTCTGGAGAAACTCCTTTATTGCAGGCTACCATAATGACCATCTTTGAAAACCTGTCCACCACTACATACACACAATCATGACCACGCTTGGTAATGGGTAAACCAGACATGAAATCCATGGAAACAGACTGCCAGGGTCTATCAACAGTGGGAAGGGGCATATATAATCCTTTCTTACGATTTGCAGGCTTTGCAATTGCACATGCTACACATGACTGAATATAAGAAGAAACATCATGTTGCATCTTGGGCCAAAAGAAATACCTTTGAAGCACAAAAAGAGTTTTGCCAATGCCAAAATGTCCTGTAGTGCGACTATAATGTGCCTCCCATATCATCTTCCCCCTCTCTTTTGCAGGGACACATATATGGCCCATATAGAAAAGAATGCCATTTTGTAGGTAAAAATTAGGAACATGCTTACCTTGTGTTAGCTGAGTGTAGACTTCAGAAAAATCATCATCCACAACATACATACTAGGCCAAGTTGTTGTCTCATGACCACAAGAGTCCAATACTATGAGCAATGATGCAATTGGAGGTCTACTCAAGCAATCTGCAACCTTGTTGCTGCTACCCTTTTTGTGGTGAATATTAATGTGGAATTGTTGTAGGTATCTGACCACCTCTGATGtctatcattctgcaacttcccttgtgtttgcaaaaattgcaagggtTTATGGTCTATGTGAATGACAATCTCTTTTCCTAGAATCTAGTGCTTCCATTGTTTGCAGGCCTACACAATCACATACATCTCCTTATCATATGTCGGATAATGATGAACTGTATCAGAAAATGTCTCACTATGATAGGTCACCAGATGACTATGCTGCATCAAGACTACCCCTAGAGCATAATCAAATGCATCTGTCTCGATTTCAAAGGGCTGTTGCAAATCTGGAAGTGCCAGAATTGGTGCCGAACACAACCTACTCTTCAATCCCTCGAAAGATCGCTCTTGTGCCTCTGTCCAAACAAATTTTGTCTTAGACCCACCTCTAAGTACTTGATTCATAGGCCATGTCAATTGAGAGAACCCAAGCACAAATCTGCGATAGAAATTAGCCAATCCTAAGAAGCTACGTAGCTCTATGATATTCTTAGGAGAAGGCCAATCCTTGATAACTTGAATTTTTGTAGGATCGACATGAATACCCTTGCCGTCCACAACATAACCCAAATATTGAATGCTCTCCAATCCAAAAGAACAATTTTCTCTATTAGCATAGAGTTTGTGCTGCTGCAACGTTGAAAGTACTTGCTCAACATGTTGTAAGTGCTCATCCCATGTTTtactaaagatgagtatgtcatctaggtagaccacCACAAAAGAATTAGTGAAAGGTCTGAGAACATcattcatcatcctcatgaaaGTGGTCAGGGAATTAGTTAGCCAaaaaggtatcaccaaccattcaAACAACCCTTCTCTAgacttgaaagcagtcttccaaaCATCTGCAGGATCAATTGGTACTTGGTGTTATCCAAACTTCAAATCGATTTTGGTGAAGAACTTAGCCCCACGAAGCTGGTCTAGGAGATCATCAATTCGAGGTATTGGATATATGTTCTTCACGGTGATCTTGTTTAAAGCACGGTAGTCAATGCATAGCCTCCatgaaccatctttcttcttaaccaaAACAATTGGACTACCACAAGGAGATGTACTTGGCCGAATATGGCCCTTTTGGATCAACTCCTCAATTTGGTGtttgatttcatcattttctaGAACTTACCTCATGTACATTGGCCCATTTGGCAAGGGTGTCCCTGGAATAATGTCAATGGGATGCTTCACTTGACAGTGCTCAGGAACCCCTGTTGGTGAATTAAAGATATTATGATATTTTGTCAATATTGAGTCCATTTGTTTCTATTTATTAGAGGTGGTTGCAGTTCTGGTGTTATTGTTGCCTATGATTTTCTTATCCCCTTCAGGCCATATCATCAACAATACGAAAGTGCTAGTGTGGGCAATCAAACGTCTGCATTGTTTTGCACTAATTAAAGAAGTATATTTTGCAGGGCTCACCTCAGGAATCTGATACTTTTGTTCATTCACCTTGACAATGACACTGCGTGGCCTTGACTCATATAAACCATGTTATtgatacatatatggttgtcctagTACCACATCACATATGTCCAATGGTGCTACATCACAAACAACCTCATCTTTGAATGGTTTGATGGAATAGGATAAGCAACACTGCTTGTTTACCTGGATATCCCTGCCTTGACTCACCCAACCCATGGAGTATGGTTGTGGATGAAGTTTTGTCTACAAGTTCAATCTCTTTACTGCTTTAGTAGAGATGAGattcttttgacttccactatcaactATGAAATCTAAAGCCTTGCCATTCACCCACATCTGTGAATGAAATAAACGCTCCTCATCTTCCCAGTGTATAAAGTTTGCAGTGGCAACAATGGCATAAGGATCTTCTTCAGTAATTGTTTCACCACTTTTCTATTCGAAGGAGTCTGTGGGCAAAATGCCAGCCTCTTGTTCTACTCCATTtgtttctgtcatcaatgtttttGTAGCCCTGCAGTCGTTTATATCACGTCGAGAGCTTTTGTGGACATCACACCACATACCCATATCTTTAGGTGTCTTTTTTGTTCCCATGCTCCATGTTGGTGATTGAGAAACAAACTTACTAGTTTCGAAGAGAACTAATTTTGGTCCCTTAACACTATGGCCTTCGATTTATCAAGTTAAGGGATTGGCAACACTTTCAACCCCAAATTCTGCTCCGAAGACCTCCCAAAATGCGATATACTAAAATGTAGATAATACCAAAAAATTAGATTTTCGGTATTTTCCAATTTCATCactttgatattgttgtaatgcccataccctagttagacttgtaaaacccgtttgaccatgattgacttcctatgtggcattcttgaaaggtaggttaaccaaagtgaaatgtgtagtttagataatataaataactgtgcatacttattattgtgcttttgcatcgattctcatgtaaatgtaattgttcctaacccttgtgataaatcttgagctaacgccttcattgaatatgtatatgtatatgcatgcttgtatgaattcatgggtgcaggagatttcaggtacaacaccgcttagggcaaggttcatctcctttgggatttgcaaggttgagtatgcctctttcatctttagaattcggattgggtggtcatataactctcgtcttgccttagccatggttaggtgagcatcgtgtgtggattcgtggggcttgtttTTCATTGGGATGCGCATCGAGAGATTTGGAAGacttcctcgatttgtgtgccttgcgcgaggtaagtggagtttgttatcctaagtattaaattcaatttaatgagtaaacgtacacattagtgatatagaaatgtaaataggtagtttcttttatatgattaatcattaatttaagagattgcttgaaattattattgtagcaagcttaaggtatttaactggggttagtgtgatcatttacacatttgtaacatttacgcatttgtagttgagaaattagaataaataagactcttgcattagattagtcatttatttaaaaaggtcgctttactaGGTTATAacaagtcaatttaatagttaaattcgataataatgaatttaatgagttatgcgttttggaaaggaaaaatttaaagtcatgtgggaaatagaaataaattaatcattttcacatgttggaagaaaaagggtaaatgattattatttaaaagaaattatttcctttttacttgtatagttgatatagtataaaaagattgatttttagaaaattaaattaatcaaaacgccttacccggtcaatagttccgaaatataaaagtaggcctaaattgatattgagagattaaaattagagattaaataagAAACAGAAGTGTGTTAATTTTAatgagaataaaacaagttagatttattgagtaatggaaaataatgatttccattctcatgtttcttttattttcaaaaaaaaaaataaatgcctaatttcgaaattgaaaattagggcaaaattagggttctcaTTTTAAACTAGTTGGGAAATGTTTTTTTGGGGGCTTCTTTGCTTTTGGGTCATTTTTTTTGGGAAAAACATGGTTTTTGGaagagagattggggattttggaagaagatggagttttagagcagcagatttgggagctcttcttcaaaatattcttccTGGAATGCGTCTTGAGGTTGGAATCTGATCATCAGCTTGATTAAAATGTttacaaaaaaaaaaggggttttgtaTTTTTTCTTATTTGCAACattggttttcagattttccattgtttGCCATGAGAAGTTTCTTGTAGAAAAATTGTTAGAAATTtgttttgttggatctttgtgtgagaagacattttccttgtgccaaagatttgcttaatgggagggttactcaacattttcttctattgttttgaaactcTTGGCATTCTGTGATAAATGGAAAATGGGGTTTTTACATTTCGTTTTGGGTGTTTTGTTCatgttattcaaaaaaaaaattagttcctCAGTTGGTTGTTTATTATGAGCAATCTGGAAAAAAAATATGGACTGGGGATTTTCTTTCAAAATGGAGATTGCTGGAAtgtgattttctttcaaaaaaaaaaaatataaaaacggaGAGGTTGCTGGAAcatgctcttttttttttcttcctgtCTCAGGCTGTGTGGGTGTATTGGGGATTGTTATTTTCTTAAGACTGTTTTTTATTTACtgtaacaaaaaaaattaaaatttaaaaaaaaaaaaaaaaaaaaatagtttctatcccccatggtagttgctaccagttggtagcagcgctaccagaggtagcgccctgctaccatttggtagcagtgctaccaatggtagcttggctgccaaggggggggggggggggcacgtgggtaccctccctcctcttttttgaaaacttaaaaaaaattcattttatttaatttttaattattattttttttattattttatataattttttttaaagaaaaaaaaagagataaatgtATGTAACatgtaaaaaagaagaagaagaattcagaTTATTAGGTGAATTTAAAATTAGTATAAGGGATTTGAATCCAGTCTCCTtgatatttgtaattttaaattcagtttcttatcttatttaatttcaaaTTAGTAAATAATATATTGGGAGTTTAGAGAAGCAACATTTAGTAAATCCATATTTTAATACAAGTTTTAAATTTCTTATTGATTACACCATAATCGAGTTAATACttattattaacatggactaaaTAATAATGGTGGACTAatacaaatttttaaataaaagtcaaattttcaaaaccataaacttgatcgacattaatggatagaaatgatatgaaaaaaaaaatgaatacctCTTTTGGATAATGTCCTTGCAGATTTAAATTGCTATAATAGaattggttatgtaatggtaagacttgatatgctagt encodes:
- the LOC131856287 gene encoding uncharacterized mitochondrial protein AtMg00860-like — its product is MMNDVLRPFTNSFVVVYLDDILIFSKTWDEHLQHVEQVLSTLQQHKLYANRENCSFGLESIQYLGYVVDGKGIHVDPTKIQVIKDWPSPKNIIELRSFLGLANFYRRFVLGFSQLTWPMNQVLRGGSKTKFVWTEAQERSFEGLKSRLCSAPILALPDLQQPFEIETDAFDYALGVVLMQHSHLVTYHSETFSDTVHHYPTYDKEMYVIV